CTTAATTATAATGTTAATTATTgttttacaaaaaaaaaaaaaaagaagaagaaaaaaaaaaattaaatggaataatataaaataaaataaatattatatatatatatatatatttatgtgtgTTATATTTTGTAGACTCATAAATGTTTCCTTtgtatttaattttattttattttattttatttcattttatttttttttatttcatttaatttCATTTCATTTCATATGGTAAcctttataattttttgtgAGGGTATGTGAGTATTTTGCATGTTCGATTTATATATCCATGCCATAagattatataatatatttaatataatatataaaatgagataaggtaaaatataatattttaaaagtaTAAGAGGCCAATGTggttttatataatcattataagaactatatatattttcaaaaacTATAGGATTTACtatatgtttaatattTTGGTTGTTagataaatttttaatatttgtattatttagTTGATAGgatgatatattatttttatatttattatataacattaGATATACTTCTTGTAATTCGTTATAAACTTGttgaataatattagaAGAACATACAATgagtatatttttttgtgtatGTGTGTTAttttgttgttgttgtttatgttgaaatatatttttttcattatttaatagAAAACACCAGATATTATGTAccatatatttatatttttcttctattaatatatcataagttggttttgaaatatattttaatctttcatttaataagggtagaatatttaattttttagaaatatcatgatatataaaagtttctttattattgtcatatattatattagGATGAatatctattttttttttcttcataatataatttataagttcatcattattaagTGTTTCATTTAAATCTAAATCATTTGGTGTATTAGTAATTTCATCTTTAGTTTCTGTTggtatataataatttttatataacttaataaattcattatatgaataatgtCTTAAAGCTATTGATTCGATGCAATATGTAAAGAAGTTTCTATAAGATTTTgtatcatataataatttagaATCTAGtctattttttattatatgtatatctctatcacataaaaaaatatttaatttattttttaaacattCTTCGATTATAGGaataaattcatttttaagAAAACCATTATGTATCCTAGGtaaataagaaaatttattataaccattatcatatattttattattattattattattatatattttattataatataaatcatttgttttgttatacatataattatgtatattattatttatatatacgttttgatatttatcttttataatattatttccATGTTTAgaatgtaaaaatatatcactatatattttatttaatcTTTCTTTACATAAttctaataatatgtaatccatttttatattctgAATCAAGTTACAGCAATCTTGCCCACTTGAAACATTACCATATATTTGACCATGCATAAGAccataaataataaaattataattacaaatattccacgtttttatatattttgatacatctaattctttatttatattttctttcGTTACAGATGTATTAAAATATCGTTTTATAATCACATAATACAAACGACCTCTTTTCATTgtgtaaataaaaagtaattataaaaagagcaaaacgaaaaaatatataaataataatatatgaattaatattatgtgtataaaattatataatattcaaaaaatgCATTCNNNNNNNNNNNNNNNNNNNNNNNNNNNNNNNNNNNNNNNNNNNNNNNNNNNNNNNNNNNNNNNNNNNNNNNNNNNNNNNNNNNNNNNNNNNNNNNNNNNNNNNNNNNNNNNNNNNNNNNNNNNNNNNNNNNNNNNNNNNNNNNNNNNNNNNNNNNNNNNNNNNNNNNNNNNNNNNNNNNNNNNNNNNNNNNNNNNNNNNNNNNNNNNNNNNNNNNNNNNNNNNNNNNNNNNNNNNNNNNNNNNNNNNNNNNNNNNNNNNNNNNNNNNNNNNNNNNNNNNNNNNNNNNNNTGAGAGTGAAGCAGAAAgtaatgataaatatataaatggaaacgataaaatgaatacaattaaaaatgttaGTGATGtagaagaaataaaagaagaGAGCACTAAAGAAACAACAACAACTATTAgtacaaataataaaaattgtGATAAGCAcaataagaataataacACTATTATTGATATGAATTGCTTGTGGAGTGATTTATACATATCGAGACCTTTTTTAAAAGttttatatgaacaaaaaTTTAGTAATCCTACATATATTCAGAGAGATGTGATTCCATTAGCTTTAGAAGGTAAAAGTATTTTAGCTAACTCAGAAACGGGTTCTGGCAAAACATTAGCATTTGTATTACCAATACTAGAAAGGTTATTACAAAGTGCAAATATAAGAATGAGGagaaataatatgaaaGCTAGTTATAACATAACTAAGGctttaatattattaccTACGAGAGAATTATCTTTACAATGTTATGATGTAATACGTTCCCTAACAAAATATGTTACAATAAcatattctttattttgtGGAGGAATAGATATTAAACAACAAgaatatgaatataaaaaaagaaatgatATCTTTATATGTACCCCTGGTCGTATTTTAGATTTATTGTTAAATTCATCTAGtgattttattaattatttagAAATTGTTGTATTTGATGAGGCTGATAAATTATTAGAACTTGGATTTAAAGAAGAatgtttaaaaatattagatgtttgtaaatttaaaaaacaGATATTATTCTTCTCAGCTACTTTGACTAATGACATAAAGCAGCTGGTcaatttttctttaaaaaatcCTGTATTTGTTCAAAGTGGTATAAGCTCTCTCAAAGATAAGGATCtacaaaataatgataataataataataataataatattgttgttaataatattataacaaaaaaCTTTTTAAAACTTACTAATAAGGCCacatttaaaatatcaGAAGGTTTGAAACAAGAATTTGTTAATATCATTCAAGAGAAATATAGAAAAGCTagtttattatatttatgtaataatatatataagaatcattgtattatcttttttaaaacaaaacGTGAAACACAtttaatgtttttattGTTTGATTTACTTAATTTAAAATGTGCTGAATTACATGGTTCTATGAGTCAGAAAAGAAGAATAGAATCCATAATGAAATTTAAAAAAGCCGAAGTAGATTTTTTATTAACCACCGAATTAGCATCTAGAGGAATAGATATAGATCATgttttatatgtaataaattataatataccATCGAATGTTATTAAATATGTACATAGAATCGGTAGAACCGCTAGAATAGGAAAAGAAGGAATAGCTAGCACATTGTATTtacaaaaagaaaaaatacaagtaaaaaaaatagttAAAGGATTGAAGAAAAGTAAAAAtctaaaaatattaaaaagaacTATAGctgaaaataatattcatgTGTGGCACAACATaattaaacaaaataaacaaaagttaaatgatattataGAGCAAGAAAAAATTGATAAGCAAATAGAAATATCAAACAAATCAatagataaaataaaaaatctAATTACATTTAAGGATGAAATAATGAGTAGACCTCCAAGGACATGGTTCCTTACAGGGAAGGAAAAGcaaaatttaaaaaatgaaagtaaaaaatatgataaggacaataataataataatattaacatgaatgataattataagGGTCATgattatgatgatgataatcatataaaaaagaaaaattacCAGAAAGAAaacaacaaaaatatatctagctttattaattataaaaaggggaaaaataaaaataataaaaataataaaaataataaaaaaggaaatgATGAGGAAGATCAAGAACAGGAGCAAAAGAAAAAACTACAAAGTTATCGTAAAATTATAAGAgatttaaaattaaatatgttatataataaaagcAATAAGtcacaaaataaaaataatagacttcataataaaacaataaaaaataaaacaataaaaaataatacaataaaaaataatacaataaaaaataatacaataaaaaataaaacaataaaaaagtaacacaaaattatataaaaaacatatattttaatataNNNNNNNNNNNNNNNNNNNNNNNNNNNNNNNNNNNNNNNNNNNNNNNNNNNNNNNNNNNNNNNNNNNNNNNNNNNNNNNNNNNNNNNNNNNNNNNNNNNNNNNNNNNNNNNNNNNNNNNNNNNNNNNNNNNNNNNNNNNNNNNNNNNNNNNNNNNNNNNNNNNNNNNNNNNNNNNNNNNNNNNNNNNNNNNNNNNNNNNNNNNNNNNNNNNNNNNNNNNNNNNNNNNNNNNNNNNNNNNNNNNNNNNNNNNNNNNNNNNNNNNNNNNNNNNNNNNNNNNNNNNNNNNNNNNNNNNNNNNNATAATTATTATAgatattattcttattattgttattattgttattattattactatgatgaaaaaagaaataagTTGTTATGGTTTTGATAGGAATGtgtttaataataatgatataaaacatataaataaaataaaagaagaaaaatttacaaataagaatatatataaaatattatataatgataatagAAAGAAGGATACATGTaaatatgattataatttttataataataaatatattgaattaAAGAAAGgtcataaaaaatatgggttaataaatcaaaggcatataattaattatgAAAAAGGATATTATTCAGACaatgaaataaattatgataatataaataatataatatataaaatatataacaataataataataaaatgtatacaCAACATcatagtaataataataacaataataagaataatatctataataattattggaataataaaaaaaatagtaaaAAATTTCTCCATTTAAAAAGAAGTTTTTCTGTAAGTTCAAATATTGCagattatttttatgatacaaatataatgcatctaaaaaataattgtGAATCTAGTCATAGTTCATCAAGTAGTATGGATGATATGacatatgaaaaaaatatttttgagGATAAGAAAATGGAcataattaaatattttattaatgataatatatataaaaattttatagtacaagaaaataatataaataataatgtaattaataatatagtaAGACATATTAATGAGTTAAgaaatgataatgataagaattataaaaataccTATATGAAcgaattaaataatttgaaatatatgaaaaatgatatatattctacaaaaaattatataaacaaaacaaatgaattattaaaattatattcgaatgataaattaaatgttctacaatattatgatgaaaattttaaagaaagaaaaaataacGAAAATGATTGGAGTGAATATGCTCAAAAATCTTCTATTGATGAAGTTCATAATATACGTTATGAATCTAAAATGTATAATGTGAACTtttgtattaaaaaatatttaagtaatatgaaacaaaaaaaaaaaaaaaaacctAACAATGTGACAGGGGATATATATTAGGGATTAAAATTACAgatgattattataaatatgaataaataaataaataaataaatatatatatatatatatatatatatatatgtagagtttgatttttatttgtttattaattttttttttttagtttataagattattttttattttttatttattattattattttattttttttattttttttgtgaaATTTGAATGGGTGTAAACTCTTATCACCTTATCttaattaaatatacacTAATAAATGTATAACACTTTAAAATTGgatcttatatatttgtttatataaatattattattatttatttattttatcttaaaaccttatacatatttgcaaaaaaaatgttgattttttatattgttgTTAATATGGGAAATCAACCAGgtgtttttatttaatttttttttttttttaccattatgaatttttaaacataaaaaaaaaaaaaaaaaaaaaaaaattaaaatatgacaaaatgaataaacatataaatatatatatatatatttttttttttaccattatgaatttttaaacataaaaaaaaaaaaaaaaaaaaaaaattaaaatatgacaaaatgaataaacatatatatatatatatatatatatattaatatatatacttatttgtatattatttttatttgttcttATTTGTAACACCtttgaaaaagaaaaattccttttatttttatttttttgaaaatgTATGTTTGGAATATTTATGAAAAGTTATAGGATACATAACACATAGGAAAAAATAcgaaaaaaataaaataatcaaattaatgtttaaaaatatgaaagaatagggaattatatatatttcatattattaataaaaatcataagaaaaaaatatgacacaaaaaaaaaaaagaaaaaaatatatatatatatatatacatatatgtatattttgtCCAGCCTTTTGACcttttctatatatttaatttcCTCTTTATGAcctaaaaaaaaaaaaaaaaaaaaaaaaatatacatacataaatacatatatttatatttatatttatatatttatttacattgTTGTGTCCCTTTtgtttaaattttttttttttttttcatgtAATATAAGAGGTTTTTCttctatatttttgttttaccttgtatatttttgaggcccttttttttacacatgtttttccattttttaaaattgtATGAATTATATCATGTCTGgaattaaatgaattataataCGTTTTGGTTACAAgaaaatgattatataataattgtgataaatcatatttaaattttgaataattattattatatgaatgtaatatattattaattatattttgattaaAATTTggatttatattattttgtttataatttgagaaattatgattatttgtaaaatcgtttaaataattattttgcatatatttattatttaaaaataattcatgTTCATCATAAATATGTGATAATTTGGAACTATTTCcattgttattatttatattctcattattattactatttaggtttatatattttttatttttgatttgatggtaataaaaaaagaagaaaatatttataaggttatttatttcttttctaTCTTCTTGACCATATactaatatattataattatccGTTTTActctttttaattttattttctattgtttttttatcatctaaaagataaataattttggatgtatcattatcattatgTGTTAAATGATTCTTactcatttttttatgacCATCTAAATTCATGACTTCTGaataaaattttgaaaaaaatatctttGGTAATTTGGcaacatttttaaaatgatAGTTCATTTTTctacataattttttcattatttccatattctttatttgGTCTTGACCTATAATTAAATAGGTTggtttatataataaaatatctGCAAGCATTAAACTTGgataagaaaataaagCCAAGGATTTATTATGACCACccatttttatatgtatatgtgAATTTAACGTATTTATGGATGTAAAagaatttattaaataatataagcaagtatgtaattttatatctgattgtttaaaaatgtaaaaataatgttttTGTTTAATAAGTTCCCTTCTATGATTATAACCTCCCTGAGATGAGAGTTCTAAATGATTTTCATCATCTTTGGGgttatcattttttatgtCATTATGAAATTGTGATGTATATGACGCAATTTCATCATacaaattaatattattattattcttgttgtttttttctattagttgtaatatatcttctaatttaatattattaatatatacatctacgtaacttttttttttcttatacATATCTATTATTAAAGAGATTATGATTTTTACTGAATCAATAACCTTATCCTTCaatgaataaatattgCTTAGCTTTGTCAAACAATGAAGATCAGCAATAagtataattttttttaattttatagcactttcattattattagatgAGTTGTTTGAACTTTTTTTTGTGGCTTCAACGTTTATGATTGGATGTAAGCATCCAATGTAATTTCCAAGGTGTATATTTCCGCTAGgctaaaaaaaaaaaaaaaaaaaaaaaaaaaatatatatatatatatatatatatgattaatGATTCAAAAAATGGgtgaaaaaatatatgttatgtggatattataataaatataaaatcacatatatatatatatatatatatatatatatatattttactttAATTCCTGTAAAAAAAGTACAATCCCTTTTTGATCGCAAGTtgcttttttttattcGCTTGTTATAAGGTAAGGTAAAGAAATAAGGAAGTAAGGCAACTTTCTTTGTTCTATTGTTTATGctttgaatatttttagaaacaataaaatttattattataaaatatgttaaaaGGTAAATGATTCTTTTTATCATGATGAATTAATTTCCTCCTAATTATATGACCGGATgaacaacaaaaaaaaattcatacATTTTTGACCacacaaaataaataaatataaataaatatatatataatattatatatgaaatgGTAACATTTTtgtgatatatatttagtTCAATActttaaaataatttaacattgtaac
This region of Plasmodium gaboni strain SY75 chromosome 12, whole genome shotgun sequence genomic DNA includes:
- a CDS encoding hypothetical protein (conserved Plasmodium protein, unknown function); this translates as MKRGRLYYVIIKRYFNTSVTKENINKELDVSKYIKTWNICNYNFIIYGLMHGQIYGNVSSGQDCCNLIQNIKMDYILLELCKERLNKIYSDIFLHSKHGNNIIKDKYQNVYINNNIHNYMYNKTNDLYYNKIYNNNNNNKIYDNGYNKFSYLPRIHNGFLKNEFIPIIEECLKNKLNIFLCDRDIHIIKNRLDSKLLYDTKSYRNFFTYCIESIALRHYSYNEFIKLYKNYYIPTETKDEITNTPNDLDLNETLNNDELINYIMKKKKIDIHPNIIYDNNKETFIYHDISKKLNILPLLNERLKYISKPTYDILIEEKYKYMVHNIWCFLLNNEKNIFQHKQQQQNNTHTQKNILIVCSSNIIQQVYNELQEVYLMLYNKYKNNISSYQLNNTNIKNLSNNQNIKHIVNPIVFENIYSSYNDYIKPHWPLILLKYYILPYLILYIILNILYNLMAWIYKSNMQNTHIPSQKIIKVTI
- a CDS encoding hypothetical protein (conserved Plasmodium protein, unknown function) produces the protein IIIIDIILIIVIIVIIITMMKKEISCYGFDRNVFNNNDIKHINKIKEEKFTNKNIYKILYNDNRKKDTCKYDYNFYNNKYIELKKGHKKYGLINQRHIINYEKGYYSDNEINYDNINNIIYKIYNNNNNKMYTQHHSNNNNNNKNNIYNNYWNNKKNSKKFLHLKRSFSVSSNIADYFYDTNIMHLKNNCESSHSSSSSMDDMTYEKNIFEDKKMDIIKYFINDNIYKNFIVQENNINNNVINNIVRHINELRNDNDKNYKNTYMNELNNLKYMKNDIYSTKNYINKTNELLKLYSNDKLNVLQYYDENFKERKNNENDWSEYAQKSSIDEVHNIRYESKMYNVNFCIKKYLSNMKQKKKKKPNNVTGDIY
- a CDS encoding putative tryptophan--tRNA ligase, with the protein product MIKRIIYLLTYFIIINFIVSKNIQSINNRTKKVALLPYFFTLPYNKRIKKSNLRSKRDCTFFTGIKPSGNIHLGNYIGCLHPIINVEATKKSSNNSSNNNESAIKLKKIILIADLHCLTKLSNIYSLKDKVIDSVKIIISLIIDMYKKKKSYVDVYINNIKLEDILQLIEKNNKNNNNINLYDEIASYTSQFHNDIKNDNPKDDENHLELSSQGGYNHRRELIKQKHYFYIFKQSDIKLHTCLYYLINSFTSINTLNSHIHIKMGGHNKSLALFSYPSLMLADILLYKPTYLIIGQDQIKNMEIMKKLCRKMNYHFKNVAKLPKIFFSKFYSEVMNLDGHKKMSKNHLTHNDNDTSKIIYLLDDKKTIENKIKKSKTDNYNILVYGQEDRKEINNLINIFFFFYYHQIKNKKYINLNSNNNENINNNNGNSSKLSHIYDEHELFLNNKYMQNNYLNDFTNNHNFSNYKQNNINPNFNQNIINNILHSYNNNYSKFKYDLSQLLYNHFLVTKTYYNSFNSRHDIIHTILKNGKTCVKKRASKIYKVIKRKLNI
- a CDS encoding putative DEAD/DEAH box ATP-dependent RNA helicase — protein: MNTIKNVSDVEEIKEESTKETTTTISTNNKNCDKHNKNNNTIIDMNCLWSDLYISRPFLKVLYEQKFSNPTYIQRDVIPLALEGKSILANSETGSGKTLAFVLPILERLLQSANIRMRRNNMKASYNITKALILLPTRELSLQCYDVIRSLTKYVTITYSLFCGGIDIKQQEYEYKKRNDIFICTPGRILDLLLNSSSDFINYLEIVVFDEADKLLELGFKEECLKILDVCKFKKQILFFSATLTNDIKQLVNFSLKNPVFVQSGISSLKDKDLQNNDNNNNNNNIVVNNIITKNFLKLTNKATFKISEGLKQEFVNIIQEKYRKASLLYLCNNIYKNHCIIFFKTKRETHLMFLLFDLLNLKCAELHGSMSQKRRIESIMKFKKAEVDFLLTTELASRGIDIDHVLYVINYNIPSNVIKYVHRIGRTARIGKEGIASTLYLQKEKIQVKKIVKGLKKSKNLKILKRTIAENNIHVWHNIIKQNKQKLNDIIEQEKIDKQIEISNKSIDKIKNLITFKDEIMSRPPRTWFLTGKEKQNLKNESKKYDKDNNNNNINMNDNYKGHDYDDDNHIKKKNYQKENNKNISSFINYKKGKNKNNKNNKNNKKGNDEEDQEQEQKKKLQSYRKIIRDLKLNMLYNKSNKSQNKNNRLHNKTIKNKTIKNNTIKNNTIKNNTIKNKTIKK